In the genome of Drosophila yakuba strain Tai18E2 chromosome 3R, Prin_Dyak_Tai18E2_2.1, whole genome shotgun sequence, one region contains:
- the LOC6536842 gene encoding protein hugin: protein MCGPSYCTLLLIAASCYILVCSHAKSLQGTSKLDLGNHISVGSARGSSSPASAALSEARQKRAMGDYKELTDIIDELEENSLAQKASATMQVAAVPPQGQEFDLDSMPPLTYYLLLQKLRQLQSNGEPAYRVRTPRLGRSIDSWRLLDAEGATGMAGGEEAIGGQFMQRMVKKSVPFKPRLGKRAQVCGGD from the exons ATGTGTGGTCCTAGTTATTGCACACTGCTGCTAATCGCGGCTTCCTGCTACATCCTTGTTTGCAGTCATGCGAAGTCCTTGCAG GGCACGAGCAAACTGGATTTGGGAAATCACATCAGCGTCGGCTCTGCCAGAGGATCATCATCACCAGCTTCTGCAGCGTTGAGCGAGGCACGCCAAAAGCGCGCCATGGGCGACTACAAAGAGCTGACTGACATCATTGACGAGCTGGAGGAGAATAGCCTGGCCCAGAAGGCCAGTGCCACCATGCAGGTGGCTGCCGTGCCGCCACAGGGCCAGGAATTCGATTTGGACAGCATGCCGCCACTGACCTATTACCTGCTGCTCCAAAAGCTGCGACAGC TGCAGAGTAATGGGGAGCCCGCTTATCGCGTGCGGACGCCACGCCTTGGCCGCAGCATTGACTCCTGGCGACTCCTGGACGCCGAGGGGGCGACGGGAATGGCGGGCGGCGAGGAGGCCATCGGCGGGCAGTTCATGCAGCGCATGGTTAAGAAATCGGTGCCGTTCAAGCCACGCCTGGGCAAACGTGCTCAAGTGTGCGGTGGCGATTGA
- the LOC6536841 gene encoding octopamine receptor beta-3R isoform X2, whose translation MSGVNVADLLATTMTLPITAAAEAATSQAATLVAAATSATNSSHLQPATLTSHIFTTEAAKTTTTTTKPTTSSLPITSQFVDASLTSLSLTATSSDGSYSSPFSSHLPSESTFEFLSTVGPNITANGSEIAVDNQAELEESWLDLSLLLLKGFIFSSIILAAVLGNALVIISVQRNRKLRVITNYFVVSLAMADMLVALCAMTFNASVELSGGKWMFGPFMCNVYNSLDVYFSTASILHLCCISVDRYYAIVRPLEYPLNMTHKTVCFMLANVWILPALISFTPIFLGWYTTEEHLREISLHPDQCSFVVNKAYALISSSVSFWIPGIVMLVMYWRIFKEAIRQRKALSRTSSNILLNSVHMGHTQQPTSLSYLHPSDCDLNATSAREETHSALSNLEDMLQPATDEDDDRDECDELRVPSPPPRRLSRSSIDLRDLEQERYEKVTHTDSAPSMMALQQQQPSHNQLQPPAPVFNPQIWTEGKMIPSKELEREHPHPNAPQQQLSLTSGSGNSEPEPESTAYRVFGGLNSDESEGNDLYDTHLPLAEDNKELKRLIEDNYLYFKRQTGGTIISGPGGGKYAALSETDFIRLKAGAAACGRKAFASSDSEFLRTISESRALPEQPVAGKEKSFNILSLLAKTKRSSTECFTLEKKRHQANSEGSSFFRRSRNRKLSHSYNGCGGGKERKLERRQRQHSDTDSTPNKPDILLDINVLSEQSGASVIQQFSDGVQLIDFSEMKSPPERIRSDDELAQLADCFGESPQQPATPPPSLSPPELPEPSGLLIASSSELAEIFRSLSFPLGRPAGAPQRLSTLSDQVCANYLMSPPNTPAPPAISVPNGGAMDSSAASNAQSASINVYFLSPPPHAAAPGYTPSDTSTVSLDVVTSLPMPVPVPQPNPQMPSQSNISPKPEIILDSTLSPVEGCGDEHRDVTSPLFKRKDSAGDADVSVSGNGGAGGVGGVGGRQGRCSILAGYDGIQTVRKRQASVVTYDVNVINFSQENSDSRSYIPMGRVSTSSASGSVRPAKGWKAEHKAARTLGIIMGVFLLCWLPFFLWYVITSLCGPACPCPDVLVVVLFWIGYFNSTLNPLIYAYFNRDFREAFRNTLECVLPCLEKRNPYNAYYV comes from the exons ATGTCAGGGGTTAACGTGGCTGACCTTCTGGCCACGACAATGACATTACCCATAACAGccgcagcagaagcagcaacatcacAAGCAGCAACACTcgttgcagctgcaacatcagccaccaacagcagccacCTGCAACCTGCAACATTAACAAGCCACATTTTCACGACAGAAGCAGCCaaaacgacgacgacgacgacgaagcCGACTACGAGCAGTTTGCCTATAACATCGCAATTTGTGGATGCCTCGTTGACTTCGCTATCACTAACAGCCACATCGTCAGATGGCTCCTACTCCTCACCCTTTTCATCCCACTTGCCGTCGGAGTCCACGTTTGAGTTCCTCTCCACAGTCGGTCCAAACATAACGGCCAATGGCAGTGAGATTGCCGTGGATAACCAGGCGGAGCTGGAGGAGAGCTGGCTGGATctatcgctgctgctgctcaaaGGATTCATCTTCTCGTCAATTATCCTGGCCGCAGTGCTGGGCAATGCATTGGTCATCATTTCAGTGCAGCGCAATCGAAAGCTGCG GGTGATAACCAATTACTTTGTTGTGTCGCTGGCGATGGCCGACATGCTGGTGGCCCTCTGTGCGATGACATTCAACGCCTCCGTGGAACTGTCCGGCGGAAAGTGGATGTTCGGACCGTTCATGTGCAACGTGTACAACAGCCTGGATGTTTACTTTTCCACGGCCAGCATATTGCACCTGTGCTGCATATCGGTGGACAG ATACTACGCCATTGTGCGTCCACTGGAGTATCCATTGAATATGACACACAAAACGGTGTGCTTCATGCTCGCCAATGTGTGGATCCTGCCCGCCCTCATATCCTTCACGCCCATCTTCCTGGGCTGGTACACGACGGAGGAGCACCTGCGGGAGATTTCCCTGCATCCGGACCAGTGCTCGTTTGTGGTCAACAAGGCCTACGCCCTCATCTCCAGTTCGGTGAGCTTCTGGATACCCGGCATTGTGATGCTGGTGATGTACTGGCGCATCTTTAA GGAGGCGATACGTCAGCGCAAGGCCCTTAGCCGCACCAGCTCCAACATCCTGCTGAACAGCGTCCACATGGGCCACACCCAGCAGCCCACCAGCCTGAGCTATCTGCATCCCAGCGACTGCGATCTGAACGCCACATCCGCCCGCGAGGAGACGCACAGTGCCCTCAGTAACTTGGAG GACATGCTGCAGCCGGCCAccgacgaggacgacgacaGGGACGAGTGCGATGAACTGAGAGTGCCATCGCCGCCGCCACGCCGCCTCAGCCGCAGCAGCATCGATCTGCGAGACTTGGAGCAGGAGCGGTACGAGAAGGTCACCCACACGGACAGTGCTCCCTCGATGATggcactgcagcagcagcagccctcCCACAATCAGTTGCAGCCACCGGCGCCAGTGTTCAATCCGCAGATATGGACGGAGGGCAAGATGATCCCTTCGAAGGAGCTCGAAAGGGAGCATCCTCATCCCAATGCCCCGCAACAGCAACTCAGTCTGACCAGCGGCAGTGGGAACAGCGAGCCGGAACCGGAGTCCACCGCCTACCGGGTCTTTGGTGGCCTCAACAGCGACGAGAGCGAAGGCAACGACCTGTACGACACCCACCTGCCGCTGGCCGAGGACAACAAGGAGCTGAAGCGCCTGATCGAGGACAACTATCTGTACTTCAAGCGCCAGACGGGCGGCACCATCATCAGCGGTCCCGGCGGGGGCAAGTACGCCGCACTCAGTGAAACGGACTTCATTCGGCTGAAGGCAGGTGCTGCGGCCTGCGGCCGTAAGGCATTCGCCTCCAGCGACTCGGAGTTCCTGCGCACCATTAGCGAATCGCGGGCGTTGCCAGAGCAGCCAGTGGCCGGGAAAGAGAAGAGCTTCAACATTCTATCTCTGCTGGCCAAGACGAAGCGCTCAAGCACCGAGTGCTTCACCCTGGAGAAGAAACGACATCAGGCCAACTCCGAGGGATCCAGCTTCTTCCGGCGCTCCCGGAACCGGAAATTGTCGCACAGCTACAACGGATGCGGCGGCGGCAAGGAACGCAAACTTGAGCGACGCCAGCGGCAGCACAGCGATACGGACTCCACGCCCAACAAGCCGGACATCCTGCTGGACATCAATGTGCTTAGCGAGCAGAGTGGCGCCAGTGTGATCCAGCAGTTCAGCGACGGGGTGCAGCTGATTGACTTCAGTGAGATGAAGTCACCGCCCGAGAGGATTCGCAGCGACGACGAGCTGGCCCAACTGGCCGATTGCTTTGGGGAGTCACCCCAGCAGCCGGCCACGCCGCCACCATCGTTGTCGCCGCCGGAGTTGCCGGAGCCGAGTGGCCTGCTCATTGCCAGCAGCTCGGAGCTGGCCGAGATCTTTCGATCGCTGAGCTTTCCGCTGGGCCGACCAGCTGGTGCTCCACAGCGCCTGAGCACGCTCAGTGACCAGGTATGCGCCAACTATCTGATGTCCCCACCGAACACACCGGCTCCGCCAGCCATTTCCGTGCCCAACGGAGGTGCCATGGACTCTTCCGCCGCTTCCAACGCGCAGTCGGCGTCCATCAATGTGTACTTCCTATCGCCGCCGCCGCATGCCGCCGCACCTGGTTATACGCCCAGTGACACATCCACGGTGTCCTTGGATGTGGTGACCAGTCTGCCAATGCCCGTTCCAGTGCCGCAGCCAAATCCCCAAATGCCCTCCCAGTCCAACATATCGCCCAAGCCGGAGATCATACTCGATTCTACGCTGTCGCCGGTTGAGGGATGTGGCGATGAGCACCGGGATGTCACGTCGCCACTGTTCAAGCGCAAAGATAGCGCCGGCGATGCGGACGTGAGCGTTTCCGGCAATGGTGGGGCTGGTGGCGTAGGAGGGGTTGGTGGCCGCCAAGGACGCTGCAGCATCCTGGCCGGCTACGATGGCATCCAAACTGTGCGGAAGAGACAGGCGTCCGTGGTGACCTACGACGTGAATGTCATCAACTTCTCGCAGGAGAACAGCGACAGTCGCAGCTACATCCCGATGGGCCGCGTTTCCACCAGTTCCGCAA